The Novipirellula galeiformis genome contains a region encoding:
- a CDS encoding thiolase family protein has product MQPIAIVAGVRTPFAKAFGALANVSAVELGRIAVTESLRRCDLTPSAVDEVIIGNIAGPADSANIARVIALKSGIPVDRIAHTVNRNCASGMEAVLQGGSIIGSGRARTVVAGGSESMSQIPLLYSDSAARAWMRLARAKTLTQRITALAAFRPQHFKPVAGVELGLTDPVSGLNMGQTAEVLAHDFAITRAQQDEFAVGSHQKAEAAQQQCFLSGEIVAVSLPRHEGSGAVDFRKDNGIRPGQTIAQLAKLKPIFQRDGSVTAGNSCPLTDGAAAVVLSAVDDLDRFAQPPLGYLTAAAIAGCDPRRMGLGPVYAIAKLLAQTGLSLRDFELIEINEAFAAQVIACDRAMQSKSFAEKELSRGTAVGEMDPAITNIHGGAIALGHPVGTTGTRLILTMLRSLRAAGKRRGLATLCVGGGQGVAIALETELES; this is encoded by the coding sequence ATGCAACCGATTGCTATTGTGGCGGGAGTGCGGACACCGTTTGCCAAAGCGTTTGGTGCGTTGGCAAATGTTTCCGCAGTCGAATTGGGACGGATCGCGGTGACCGAATCGCTTCGTCGCTGTGATCTGACGCCCTCTGCGGTCGACGAAGTGATCATCGGTAACATTGCCGGTCCGGCCGATTCGGCCAACATTGCTCGTGTGATCGCTTTGAAAAGCGGGATTCCGGTCGACCGCATCGCCCATACCGTGAATCGCAATTGTGCCTCAGGAATGGAAGCGGTCTTGCAAGGCGGCAGCATCATCGGCAGCGGGCGGGCTAGGACGGTGGTCGCGGGAGGCAGCGAGTCGATGTCACAGATTCCGCTACTCTACAGCGACTCAGCGGCGCGAGCATGGATGCGACTGGCTCGGGCCAAGACCTTGACTCAACGCATCACGGCGCTGGCTGCGTTTCGCCCGCAACATTTCAAACCCGTCGCCGGTGTCGAATTGGGGCTGACCGACCCCGTATCCGGCCTCAACATGGGGCAAACCGCCGAGGTGCTGGCGCACGATTTCGCGATCACCCGCGCGCAACAAGATGAGTTCGCTGTGGGCAGTCACCAGAAAGCGGAGGCGGCCCAGCAACAGTGCTTTTTATCGGGCGAGATCGTCGCGGTTTCGCTCCCCCGTCACGAGGGTTCCGGCGCGGTTGATTTCCGCAAGGACAACGGCATTCGTCCTGGCCAAACGATTGCCCAGTTGGCCAAGCTCAAACCGATCTTCCAACGCGACGGATCGGTAACGGCCGGCAATAGTTGTCCCTTGACCGACGGTGCCGCGGCAGTGGTGTTATCGGCGGTGGACGATCTCGATCGTTTTGCCCAGCCGCCGCTGGGATACCTCACCGCCGCAGCGATTGCCGGATGCGATCCGAGACGGATGGGGCTGGGGCCGGTTTATGCCATCGCCAAACTGCTCGCGCAAACCGGGTTGTCGCTGCGGGATTTTGAGTTGATCGAAATCAACGAAGCGTTCGCGGCGCAAGTGATTGCTTGCGATCGTGCGATGCAGTCCAAATCGTTTGCCGAAAAGGAACTTTCACGCGGCACCGCGGTGGGCGAAATGGATCCCGCGATCACGAACATCCATGGCGGGGCAATCGCATTGGGACATCCCGTGGGAACGACCGGGACTCGTTTAATCCTGACGATGCTGCGGTCCTTACGCGCGGCGGGCAAACGCCGTGGATTGGCGACACTCTGCGTCGGAGGTGGCCAAGGGGTCGCCATTGCACTGGAAACCGAATTGGAGAGCTAA
- a CDS encoding AMP-binding protein, translated as MGPMLEDNLGSPNRHGNFPCANVSPHAIASNTVSGNTVSGNASVLPVNERNRTLAKSAEFDADLLTPSGCTDYHGIPAFGLLRHAANVVPNRTAVIYGTMTWTYEALNHEAVRAAALLQHLGVEPGDRVGVLLPNVPEFIIAVNGIWRAGGVVVALSPLMVPEEVSKVVRSTECKVVITLDMLAQLLGDCESELTKTLYVSIRPHLPALKQLGYLWARHQRTGQWSLPSNDRHAWFWESLNGLRREWHPVEIHPESDPAYILPTGGTTGVPKSVTLSHQNMVANAWQQFEWTHRSFGTETMIAVLPFFHSYGVSAMVLGGAAMAATLVLHHHFNARQVIQLIETHRPTVLHAVPAMLIALNERLRDYPADLSSIRWVISGGAPLAAEVGETFRQHSGALVVEGYGLSEASPVTHVGDLFGDPHYGTIGLPLPETECRIVAAEEGREDLGDDQVGELIVRGPQVMLGYWDDPTATAQTIRNGWLYTGDLATRTADGLYRIVGRKKDLIITSGFNVCPSEVEGVLRQVDDVRDAAVVGIADPRRGEAVKAFVVMDDKAEWNEDALREHCRIHLSKHKQPQVYEQCVGDLPRNFLGKVLRRKLRE; from the coding sequence ATGGGTCCAATGCTTGAAGACAATCTGGGGTCCCCCAACCGTCATGGGAATTTTCCCTGCGCCAACGTTTCACCTCATGCGATTGCGTCCAATACGGTTTCAGGCAATACGGTTTCAGGCAATGCAAGTGTCTTGCCGGTCAACGAGCGAAATCGGACGTTAGCAAAGTCCGCTGAGTTTGACGCGGATTTACTCACTCCGTCGGGCTGCACCGATTACCACGGAATCCCTGCCTTTGGATTGCTTCGACATGCGGCCAATGTGGTTCCCAACCGCACCGCGGTGATCTACGGGACGATGACGTGGACCTACGAAGCGCTGAATCATGAAGCGGTGCGGGCGGCAGCGTTGCTCCAGCATCTGGGCGTCGAACCGGGGGATCGTGTCGGCGTGTTACTGCCCAACGTGCCCGAGTTCATCATTGCGGTCAACGGCATCTGGCGTGCCGGTGGGGTCGTCGTCGCACTCAGCCCGCTGATGGTGCCAGAGGAAGTCTCGAAGGTTGTCCGCAGCACCGAGTGCAAGGTCGTGATCACACTCGACATGCTGGCTCAGTTGCTAGGCGATTGCGAGTCCGAGTTGACGAAGACGTTATACGTTTCGATTCGACCTCATTTGCCTGCGTTGAAGCAGTTGGGATATTTATGGGCGCGACATCAACGCACCGGACAATGGTCATTGCCGAGCAATGATCGGCACGCTTGGTTTTGGGAATCGCTAAACGGTTTGCGTCGTGAATGGCATCCGGTGGAGATTCATCCGGAGTCCGATCCGGCCTACATTCTGCCCACGGGCGGCACGACTGGGGTGCCCAAATCGGTGACACTAAGTCACCAGAACATGGTCGCCAATGCATGGCAGCAATTTGAGTGGACGCACCGCTCGTTTGGGACCGAGACGATGATCGCGGTGCTGCCGTTCTTTCATAGCTACGGAGTTTCGGCAATGGTGCTCGGCGGCGCCGCGATGGCGGCAACGTTGGTGTTGCACCATCACTTCAACGCTCGGCAAGTCATTCAATTGATCGAAACCCACCGGCCCACCGTGCTGCATGCCGTGCCTGCGATGTTGATCGCATTGAATGAACGACTGCGGGACTATCCCGCGGATTTATCTTCGATTCGCTGGGTCATTTCCGGTGGAGCTCCGTTGGCGGCCGAAGTCGGCGAAACGTTCCGTCAACACAGTGGTGCCTTGGTGGTCGAAGGTTACGGGCTTTCCGAAGCCTCGCCGGTAACGCATGTCGGCGATCTGTTCGGAGATCCTCATTACGGCACGATCGGGTTGCCGTTACCAGAGACCGAATGTCGGATTGTTGCTGCGGAAGAAGGTCGCGAGGACTTGGGAGACGACCAAGTGGGAGAACTGATCGTGCGTGGACCTCAAGTGATGCTGGGTTATTGGGACGATCCCACCGCGACCGCTCAAACGATTCGCAACGGGTGGTTGTACACGGGCGACTTGGCGACGCGGACTGCGGACGGTTTGTACCGCATCGTCGGTCGCAAGAAGGACTTGATCATCACCTCGGGATTCAACGTTTGTCCCTCGGAAGTCGAAGGGGTGCTTCGCCAAGTCGACGACGTCCGCGATGCCGCCGTCGTCGGCATCGCCGATCCACGCCGCGGCGAAGCGGTCAAGGCGTTCGTGGTGATGGATGACAAAGCAGAGTGGAATGAGGATGCCTTGCGCGAGCATTGCCGGATCCATTTGTCCAAGCACAAACAACCGCAGGTGTACGAACAGTGTGTCGGCGATTTACCGCGGAATTTCCTAGGCAAGGTGCTGCGGCGAAAATTGCGAGAGTGA
- a CDS encoding 3-hydroxyacyl-CoA dehydrogenase NAD-binding domain-containing protein, with amino-acid sequence MNTKQTKSFHVSTDGRGVTTVSLDVPHRPLNVFDDQVMSELDAIVHHLEHHGDCQAVVFRSGKESGFLAGADVKAIADIESPAHATQLIDCGQQLFDRINWLAMPTIAVIHGPCLGGGLEWALACDYRIARDNSSTKIGLPEIKLGLIPGWGGTQRLPRVVGLANALSMILQGKNLSAAEAAKIGLIDLAIDPDRWEDEVACFVTQVLEGEAVSQSGRERSWGQRWLEATPWGRSLIFSATEKKIGSKAAHYPALRSAVKAVRSSYGLRPDGFMTERNEFVNLLATPTCRNLLQLFFARESARDRRTWSSQIGALHEAPIRKVGIIGAGTMGAGIGQLAACNGFDVVLKEMDETAAEAGRKRVVALVETLAKHRKMNDKSRASILDRVQVTTHDDALADADLVIEAVVEIAKVKETVFATLDKCLGSTAILASNTSSLSIARMAEATARPEQVAGLHFFNPVHKMELVEVVRAAGTSDATVARLVGFVRALGKTPVVTADAPGFLVNRVLFPYLGEAVVMVAQGHDVKRLDKAIRRFGMPMGPLELLDQVGLDIALHVAQSLASVLAGVTPVVDQLGLMVNQNMLGKKSGSGFYRYKKGRRDGVANFPRPSKKEGRQNWPVADQDHFVNDGLSLEQRRLIYPMLAESIRCKQEKIVDQAWAIDLAMVLGTGFAPHRGGPLHVVDTIGEHIVHANLTYLQSIYGDRFASPVLLEAMAEQHLLFFEDSEAENNDHAVTH; translated from the coding sequence ATGAATACCAAACAAACAAAATCGTTTCACGTTTCGACCGATGGGCGAGGGGTGACGACCGTGTCGCTCGATGTGCCCCACCGACCGCTGAATGTGTTTGACGATCAAGTGATGAGCGAACTTGATGCGATCGTTCATCACCTGGAACACCATGGCGATTGTCAAGCCGTGGTCTTTCGCAGCGGCAAAGAGAGCGGATTTTTGGCGGGCGCCGATGTCAAAGCGATCGCGGACATCGAGTCCCCCGCGCATGCGACCCAATTGATCGATTGTGGGCAACAATTGTTTGACCGCATTAATTGGTTAGCCATGCCGACGATCGCGGTGATCCACGGCCCCTGTTTGGGCGGCGGGCTGGAGTGGGCGCTCGCCTGTGATTACCGAATCGCGAGGGACAATAGCAGCACAAAAATTGGGCTGCCTGAAATCAAACTCGGCTTGATTCCCGGCTGGGGCGGGACTCAGCGATTACCCCGCGTCGTGGGATTGGCCAATGCGTTATCAATGATCCTGCAGGGCAAAAACTTGTCGGCGGCCGAAGCGGCAAAAATCGGCTTGATCGACCTAGCGATTGATCCCGATCGCTGGGAGGATGAAGTCGCGTGCTTTGTCACTCAGGTGCTCGAGGGTGAAGCGGTTAGCCAGAGTGGACGCGAGCGTTCGTGGGGGCAACGTTGGCTAGAGGCGACACCGTGGGGGCGATCGCTGATTTTTTCCGCAACCGAAAAGAAAATTGGTTCGAAAGCGGCACATTATCCCGCGCTGCGATCGGCGGTCAAAGCGGTCCGCAGCAGCTATGGATTACGGCCCGATGGATTCATGACAGAGCGAAATGAGTTCGTGAACTTGTTGGCAACCCCAACGTGTCGCAACCTGTTACAGCTGTTCTTTGCCCGTGAATCGGCACGCGATCGACGCACGTGGTCGTCGCAAATCGGCGCGTTGCATGAAGCTCCGATTCGCAAAGTCGGGATCATTGGAGCGGGAACGATGGGGGCGGGGATCGGGCAATTGGCGGCCTGCAACGGCTTCGACGTCGTGCTCAAGGAAATGGACGAAACGGCGGCCGAAGCGGGACGCAAACGGGTCGTTGCGTTGGTCGAGACGTTGGCGAAGCATCGCAAGATGAACGACAAAAGCCGTGCCTCGATTCTGGATCGCGTGCAGGTGACGACCCACGATGACGCCCTCGCCGATGCGGACTTGGTGATCGAAGCGGTCGTCGAAATCGCGAAGGTGAAAGAGACCGTATTTGCCACGCTCGACAAGTGCTTGGGAAGCACAGCCATTCTGGCGTCGAACACCTCGTCGTTATCGATTGCTCGAATGGCCGAGGCAACCGCGAGACCGGAGCAAGTCGCCGGGCTGCACTTCTTCAATCCGGTTCACAAGATGGAATTAGTCGAAGTGGTCCGCGCGGCGGGGACCAGCGATGCCACGGTAGCCCGCTTGGTCGGGTTTGTCCGAGCGTTGGGGAAAACGCCTGTCGTCACCGCGGACGCGCCTGGTTTTTTGGTCAACCGAGTCTTGTTTCCGTATTTGGGCGAAGCGGTGGTGATGGTGGCCCAAGGGCATGACGTCAAGCGACTCGACAAGGCCATTCGCCGCTTTGGCATGCCAATGGGGCCGCTCGAATTGTTGGACCAAGTGGGCCTCGATATCGCCTTGCATGTGGCTCAATCCTTGGCCAGCGTGTTGGCGGGGGTCACGCCCGTGGTCGATCAATTGGGGTTGATGGTGAACCAAAACATGTTAGGCAAAAAATCCGGTAGCGGCTTCTATCGGTACAAGAAGGGACGTCGCGACGGAGTTGCAAATTTTCCCCGCCCCAGCAAAAAGGAGGGACGCCAAAACTGGCCCGTCGCAGATCAGGATCACTTTGTTAACGATGGCTTGTCGCTCGAACAACGCCGCTTGATTTACCCGATGCTGGCCGAGTCGATTCGCTGTAAACAAGAAAAAATTGTCGACCAAGCCTGGGCGATCGATTTAGCGATGGTGCTCGGCACCGGATTTGCGCCCCATCGCGGAGGCCCGTTGCACGTGGTCGATACGATCGGCGAGCACATTGTGCATGCGAATTTGACGTACTTGCAATCGATCTACGGGGATCGATTTGCCAGCCCCGTGCTGCTCGAAGCGATGGCGGAGCAACACCTGTTGTTTTTCGAGGATTCCGAAGCGGAGAACAACGACCACGCCGTGACCCATTGA
- a CDS encoding IS4 family transposase, with protein MKVVDNETWVMNQFSSCDLKHKTRTKRLQSVASNMLACPEKSLPGQNTQWKDLKAAYRLFDRPDVTHAAICRPHWEKTRATRPGRYLMISDTTDIDHYSHQATTGLGMLGDGKGRGMQLHNCLAYDCHNQKIVGQAGAMLFYRSRAPKKESRTQRLKRTREGCYWGEVVDQVGPPPEGSQWIHVFDRGGDNFESFCHLAQSGCDWVVRAAQLHRNVLDHEGDTKKLSEVVDNAQLLGSYEINVRSRPGVAARTAKINVSVATVSFVPPAHKSSYVKQCGVNEIPMRVVVVQEVDAPKGVTPIRWVLLTSLPVETFEDAWQVIEDYEHRWLIEEYHKVIKSGCSIEQHALRTADRLEPLIALISVIGIRLFELKLLGRNERETKASGRVPSSWMKCLTILRPNLKAHELTVYEFFREIGKLGGFLGRKSDGEPGWQTIWSGYQKMQSLLVAMKLLGQIETKIRG; from the coding sequence ATGAAGGTTGTTGATAACGAAACTTGGGTGATGAACCAATTCTCATCCTGTGACCTAAAACACAAAACGCGAACCAAGCGACTGCAGAGCGTCGCCTCCAATATGCTGGCTTGTCCGGAGAAATCGTTACCTGGCCAAAATACCCAGTGGAAAGATCTCAAAGCGGCCTACAGGCTGTTCGATCGTCCCGACGTCACGCACGCTGCGATTTGCCGGCCCCACTGGGAAAAGACTCGTGCGACCCGACCGGGCCGCTATTTGATGATCAGCGACACCACAGACATCGACCACTATTCGCATCAAGCCACCACGGGCCTAGGGATGCTTGGCGACGGTAAGGGCCGTGGCATGCAACTTCACAACTGCTTGGCTTATGACTGTCACAACCAAAAGATCGTCGGCCAAGCCGGTGCGATGCTTTTCTATCGCTCCAGGGCGCCGAAGAAAGAGTCTCGCACACAGCGTCTGAAACGAACACGCGAAGGATGCTACTGGGGCGAGGTGGTCGATCAAGTTGGCCCGCCACCGGAGGGAAGTCAGTGGATTCACGTTTTTGATCGTGGCGGTGACAACTTTGAATCGTTCTGCCATCTTGCGCAAAGCGGATGCGACTGGGTTGTTCGTGCCGCCCAGCTCCACCGCAACGTCTTGGACCACGAAGGTGACACAAAAAAACTATCCGAAGTCGTCGATAACGCTCAGTTGCTCGGCTCTTATGAAATAAACGTTCGCAGTCGCCCCGGTGTGGCAGCCCGGACAGCCAAGATCAACGTATCGGTTGCAACGGTCAGCTTCGTTCCACCAGCACACAAAAGTTCTTACGTCAAACAGTGCGGCGTCAATGAGATCCCGATGCGTGTGGTGGTGGTCCAAGAAGTTGACGCTCCCAAGGGCGTCACGCCAATTCGCTGGGTATTGCTGACAAGCCTGCCAGTGGAAACATTCGAAGATGCTTGGCAGGTGATCGAAGATTACGAGCATCGTTGGCTAATTGAGGAATATCACAAAGTGATCAAGAGCGGTTGCAGCATTGAGCAGCACGCTCTGCGAACCGCCGATCGTCTGGAACCATTGATTGCGTTAATCAGCGTGATCGGGATCAGGCTGTTTGAGTTGAAGTTACTCGGACGCAATGAACGTGAGACGAAAGCCAGCGGGCGTGTGCCGTCATCGTGGATGAAGTGCCTCACGATTCTCCGCCCGAACTTGAAGGCGCACGAACTGACGGTCTACGAATTCTTCCGCGAAATTGGCAAGCTTGGCGGCTTCCTCGGACGCAAAAGCGACGGCGAACCCGGTTGGCAAACGATCTGGAGCGGCTATCAAAAAATGCAGTCGCTCCTTGTCGCGATGAAACTACTCGGTCAAATCGAGACTAAAATTCGTGGGTAA
- a CDS encoding iron-containing alcohol dehydrogenase, whose protein sequence is MRKFSFDTCSSIRFGSGMFAELGQIAKSALGSRVLLVTDPGIVAIGIVDRAVAMMEDVGVDVTVYADVQTDPSEAVVLAAAKLAKADRQGVIGLGGGSSLDVAKLSALLAAGAQTLPEIYGVGKAVGPRLPLMLVPTTAGTGSEVTPISIVTTGASEKMGVVTPVILPDIALLDPDLTLGLPPHITAATGIDAMVHAIEAYASSSANNNPVSRHLAQQALRLMGGALERAVHHGHDSSARANMLLGSMLAGQAFANSPVAAVHALAYPIGAHFHVPHGLSNALVLPHVLRFNSCTSPQPYVEIADIVFPKLAEVNPKEKAAAFADELAALSARCGLPQRLRDVGIEQASLPMLARDAMNQTRLLVNNPRTVTQSDALEIYTSAW, encoded by the coding sequence ATGCGCAAATTTTCATTCGACACCTGTAGCAGTATTCGATTCGGAAGCGGCATGTTTGCGGAACTGGGACAGATTGCCAAGTCGGCGTTGGGTTCGCGCGTTCTATTGGTGACCGATCCCGGCATTGTGGCGATCGGCATCGTGGATCGGGCCGTGGCAATGATGGAAGACGTTGGCGTGGATGTGACCGTGTATGCCGACGTCCAGACCGATCCGTCCGAGGCCGTCGTCCTCGCCGCCGCCAAGCTGGCGAAAGCGGATCGGCAAGGCGTGATCGGACTGGGAGGTGGATCATCGCTGGACGTTGCAAAGCTCTCCGCATTGCTGGCCGCTGGAGCACAAACACTACCGGAGATCTACGGAGTTGGGAAAGCGGTAGGTCCGCGATTGCCGTTGATGCTAGTGCCTACCACCGCCGGAACGGGGTCAGAGGTGACGCCGATTTCGATCGTGACCACCGGCGCCAGTGAAAAGATGGGGGTGGTAACACCGGTGATCCTCCCCGACATTGCGTTATTGGATCCGGACCTCACTTTGGGCTTGCCGCCACACATCACGGCCGCGACCGGAATCGATGCCATGGTTCATGCGATCGAGGCTTACGCGTCGAGCAGCGCGAACAACAATCCCGTTTCACGGCATTTGGCACAGCAGGCACTGAGGCTGATGGGAGGAGCGTTGGAACGTGCCGTACACCATGGTCATGATTCCTCAGCGCGCGCTAATATGCTGCTCGGTTCCATGTTGGCCGGTCAGGCATTTGCGAATTCGCCAGTGGCGGCGGTGCATGCGCTCGCCTATCCAATCGGCGCACATTTCCATGTACCGCATGGTCTCTCAAATGCATTGGTTCTACCTCATGTCCTGCGATTTAATTCCTGCACGTCACCCCAGCCCTATGTAGAGATCGCGGACATCGTGTTCCCCAAGCTGGCTGAGGTGAATCCAAAGGAGAAGGCCGCCGCGTTTGCGGACGAGCTGGCCGCTCTTTCGGCGCGGTGTGGATTGCCACAACGTCTGCGCGACGTGGGCATTGAACAAGCCTCGCTGCCGATGCTTGCGCGCGACGCGATGAATCAAACGCGGTTGTTGGTCAATAATCCTCGCACCGTCACGCAAAGCGATGCTTTGGAGATCTACACGTCAGCCTGGTGA
- a CDS encoding acyl-CoA dehydrogenase family protein gives MSFDLHSSQPKQPNPPQQPDQPAPPKSDAASRSADESFAEVALRLGGASVDESKRTGLIDTADDQVEDLFAAPYKTTNSPVHRAVWDKQVPTELFQTAPTSQLASTSHTASMSQRESVARVVGQSLRIVRKHRDGGTLLDAQGKITAKVLAELGSVGYWGLLVSPEYGGSGATMRQFSEMVTQMATIDPTVAGLASVHGCIGAVDPVRSFGTPDQKKRFLPKLADGRRLSAFALTEPGAGSDLTALRTTAVLDRDHYVVNGEKLFITNAIPGRTIGLVCKIDGKPSVLIVDLPEQESEHFQLKRYGIYALRRANNNGLIFHDFRVPAENLLVPVQGDGLTIAYHGLNLGRVSLCANAAGAMRWMLAEMLPWASYRETYGQTIDRRELVRRRIGRLAGLIVGCDALTAWCAGLLDQGYRGEMECIIAKIFGSEAQKEAAIELFMKTHGGRSFLEGHLFGDHVHEFLAPCIYEGEGEMLGMAFFKSLVKHHGKEFFEPIGRTLSALGTAKPNPLNPRHAWALKAPLARYARWWVGQQARPARWTASPTPDLPVADLPAADRDLARHTRFAQRYLSQSGMRISTTMRTYQLKLTDRQCRMSALSLDIQNAVVVLVTSLYAQASSDPLTRAAADTVCRQLTLQVTGGKASDADFRQATQLGAQIAAQGWRELEGVTAGNIMMPYK, from the coding sequence ATGAGCTTTGATCTTCATTCATCTCAGCCCAAACAACCGAACCCGCCCCAGCAACCGGACCAGCCCGCGCCGCCGAAATCGGACGCCGCTTCACGGTCGGCAGACGAATCCTTCGCCGAGGTCGCGCTCCGTTTAGGGGGCGCCTCGGTCGACGAGTCGAAACGCACTGGATTGATTGATACCGCGGACGATCAAGTCGAGGATCTGTTTGCAGCTCCCTATAAAACCACGAACAGCCCCGTGCACCGCGCGGTTTGGGATAAACAGGTGCCGACCGAATTGTTCCAGACCGCGCCGACGTCGCAATTGGCGTCGACATCTCACACAGCGTCGATGTCGCAACGCGAATCGGTAGCGCGAGTCGTGGGGCAATCGCTCCGCATCGTGCGTAAACATCGCGATGGAGGGACGCTGCTCGACGCCCAAGGCAAAATCACCGCCAAAGTTTTGGCAGAACTAGGATCGGTCGGCTATTGGGGACTATTGGTTTCGCCCGAGTATGGGGGAAGCGGAGCGACGATGCGTCAATTCAGCGAAATGGTGACGCAAATGGCGACGATCGATCCTACGGTCGCGGGCTTGGCATCCGTTCACGGATGTATCGGTGCCGTCGATCCGGTGCGTTCCTTTGGCACGCCAGACCAGAAGAAGCGTTTTTTGCCAAAGTTAGCCGATGGGCGTCGCTTGTCTGCCTTTGCTTTAACCGAACCGGGGGCTGGCAGCGATTTGACGGCATTGCGGACCACCGCAGTGCTCGATCGGGATCACTACGTGGTCAACGGCGAGAAACTCTTTATCACCAATGCGATTCCGGGACGCACGATCGGATTGGTATGCAAGATCGATGGAAAACCGAGCGTATTGATCGTTGATTTGCCGGAGCAAGAGTCCGAGCATTTTCAATTGAAACGCTATGGCATCTATGCGTTGCGGCGAGCGAACAACAACGGCTTGATCTTTCACGATTTCCGCGTGCCTGCCGAAAACTTGTTGGTTCCGGTGCAAGGCGACGGGCTGACGATTGCTTATCACGGTTTGAATTTGGGTCGCGTTTCATTGTGTGCCAATGCGGCCGGGGCGATGCGTTGGATGTTGGCGGAAATGTTGCCGTGGGCGTCGTACCGTGAAACCTATGGGCAAACGATTGATCGCCGCGAGTTGGTGCGGCGGCGGATCGGGCGTTTGGCGGGATTGATTGTCGGGTGCGACGCGCTGACGGCGTGGTGCGCCGGACTATTGGACCAAGGCTATCGAGGGGAGATGGAGTGCATCATTGCGAAAATCTTCGGCAGTGAAGCTCAAAAGGAAGCGGCGATCGAATTGTTCATGAAAACGCATGGCGGACGATCGTTTTTGGAAGGCCATTTGTTCGGTGATCATGTGCACGAATTCCTGGCGCCGTGTATCTACGAAGGCGAAGGGGAAATGTTGGGCATGGCGTTTTTCAAGTCGCTGGTCAAACACCACGGCAAGGAATTCTTTGAGCCGATCGGGCGGACGCTTAGCGCGCTGGGCACGGCCAAACCCAACCCGCTCAACCCACGTCATGCGTGGGCACTCAAGGCGCCGCTGGCACGCTATGCGCGTTGGTGGGTCGGACAACAAGCGAGGCCCGCGCGGTGGACCGCTTCGCCAACCCCCGATTTACCCGTTGCCGATTTACCCGCAGCCGATCGCGATCTTGCTCGGCATACCCGTTTTGCTCAGCGGTATTTGTCGCAAAGTGGAATGCGAATCAGTACCACGATGCGGACTTATCAATTGAAATTGACCGACCGACAATGCCGCATGTCCGCATTGTCGTTGGATATCCAAAATGCGGTCGTCGTGTTGGTGACCAGCTTGTACGCGCAAGCGTCAAGTGACCCACTCACACGCGCCGCCGCGGACACGGTTTGTCGCCAATTGACACTGCAGGTGACGGGGGGAAAAGCGAGCGATGCCGATTTCCGTCAAGCGACACAATTGGGGGCTCAGATCGCAGCGCAGGGATGGCGGGAGTTGGAGGGAGTGACGGCGGGAAACATCATGATGCCCTACAAGTAA
- a CDS encoding thiamine pyrophosphate-dependent enzyme, with protein sequence MFPSPFWFSQNDRTTAPNTVWLDNALATMRTGMPTGMAAKRVHADRQLIAVCGDIGVVMNSQALRNRHTAEVQSRRLGPPRWRLWYDQANMGLQNFGLRYGPPDFVMDAEV encoded by the coding sequence TTGTTTCCTTCCCCGTTTTGGTTTTCGCAAAACGATCGGACCACCGCGCCGAACACGGTGTGGCTCGACAACGCGTTAGCAACAATGCGAACCGGAATGCCGACCGGGATGGCGGCCAAACGGGTTCATGCAGATCGGCAACTCATCGCGGTCTGCGGTGACATTGGCGTCGTAATGAACTCTCAGGCACTGCGAAACCGCCACACGGCTGAAGTTCAATCTCGTCGTCTTGGTCCTCCGCGATGGCGTCTATGGTATGATCAGGCCAACATGGGGTTGCAGAATTTCGGGCTGAGGTACGGCCCCCCTGACTTCGTCATGGACGCGGAAGTTTAA